A genomic window from Macaca mulatta isolate MMU2019108-1 chromosome 19, T2T-MMU8v2.0, whole genome shotgun sequence includes:
- the FKRP gene encoding ribitol 5-phosphate transferase FKRP isoform X1, translating to MRLTRCQAALAAAITLNLLVLFYVSWLQHQPRNSRARGPRRASAAGPRVTVLVREFEAFDNAVPELVDSFLQQDPAQPLVVAADTLPYPPLALPRIPNVRLALLQPALDRPAAASRPETYVTTEFVALVPDGARAEAPGQLERMVEALRVGKARLVAAPVATANPARCLALNVSLREWTARYGAAPAAPRCDALDGDAVVLLRARDLFNLSAPLARPVGTSLFLQTSLRGWAVQLLDLTFAAARQPPLTTAHARWKAEREGRARRAALLRALGIRLVSWEGGRLEWFGCNKETTRCFGTVVGDTPAYLYEERWTPPCCLRALRETARYVVGVLEAAGVRYWLEGGSLLGAARHGDIIPWDYDVDLGIYLEDVGNCEQLRGAEAGSVVDERGFVWEKAVEGDFFRVQYSESNHLHVDLWPFYPRNGVMTKDTWLDHRQDVEFPEHFLQPLVPLPFAGFVAQAPNNYRRFLELKFGPGVIENPQYPNPALLSLTGSG from the coding sequence ATGCGGCTCACCCGCTGCCAGGCTGCCCTGGCGGCCGCCATCACCCTCAACCTTCTGGTCCTCTTCTATGTCTCCTGGCTGCAGCACCAGCCTAGGAATTCCCGGGCCCGGGGGCCCCGCCGTGCCTCTGCTGCCGGCCCCCGCGTCACCGTCCTGGTGCGGGAGTTCGAGGCATTTGACAACGCGGTGCCCGAGCTGGTGGACTCCTTCCTGCAGCAAGACCCGGCCCAGCCCTTGGTGGTGGCAGCCGACACGCTCCCCTACCCGCCCCTGGCCCTGCCTCGCATCCCCAACGTTCGTCTGGCGCTGCTCCAGCCTGCCCTGGACCGGCCAGCCGCAGCCTCGCGCCCGGAGACCTATGTGACCACCGAGTTCGTGGCCCTGGTACCTGACGGGGCACGGGCTGAGGCACCGGGCCAGCTGGAGCGCATGGTAGAGGCGCTCCGCGTGGGAAAGGCACGCCTGGTGGCTGCCCCCGTCGCCACGGCCAACCCTGCCAGGTGCCTGGCCCTGAACGTCAGCCTGCGAGAGTGGACCGCCCGCTATGGCGCAGCCCCCGCGGCGCCCCGCTGCGACGCCCTGGACGGAGATGCTGTGGTGCTCCTGCGCGCCCGTGACCTCTTCAACCTCTCCGCACCTCTGGCCCGGCCGGTGGGCACCAGCCTCTTCCTGCAGACCTCCCTTCGCGGCTGGGCTGTGCAGCTGCTGGACTTGACCTTCGCCGCGGCGCGCCAGCCCCCGCTGACCACGGCCCACGCGCGCTGGAAGGCTGAGCGCGAGGGGCGCGCTCGGCGGGCAGCGCTGCTCCGTGCACTGGGCATCCGCCTAGTGAGCTGGGAGGGCGGGCGGCTGGAGTGGTTCGGCTGCAACAAGGAGACCACGCGCTGCTTCGGAACCGTGGTGGGCGATACACCCGCCTACCTCTATGAGGAGCGCTGGACGCCCCCTTGCTGCTTGCGCGCACTGCGCGAGACCGCCCGCTACGTGGTGGGCGTGCTGGAGGCCGCGGGTGTGCGCTACTGGCTGGAGGGCGGCTCACTGCTGGGGGCCGCCCGCCACGGGGACATCATCCCATGGGACTACGACGTGGACCTGGGCATCTACTTGGAGGACGTGGGCAACTGCGAGCAGCTGCGGGGGGCAGAGGCCGGCTCGGTGGTGGATGAGCGCGGCTTCGTATGGGAGAAGGCGGTCGAGGGCGACTTTTTTCGCGTGCAGTATAGCGAAAGCAACCACCTCCACGTGGACCTGTGGCCCTTCTACCCCCGCAACGGCGTCATGACTAAGGACACGTGGCTGGACCACCGGCAGGATGTGGAGTTCCCCGAGCACTTCCTGCAGCCGCTGGTGCCCCTGCCCTTTGCCGGCTTTGTGGCGCAGGCGCCTAACAACTATCGCCGCTTCCTGGAGCTCAAGTTCGGGCCCGGGGTCATCGAGAACCCCCAGTACCCCAACCCGGCACTGCTGAGTCTGACGGGAAGCGGCTGA